DNA from Triticum aestivum cultivar Chinese Spring chromosome 7D, IWGSC CS RefSeq v2.1, whole genome shotgun sequence:
tgctggatcggagttcgcaggacgtcatcgagctgaacgtgtgctgaactcggaggtaccgtgcgttcggtacttggatcggtcagatcgtgaagacgtacgactacatcaaccgcgttgtcataacgcttccgctttcggtctacgagggtacgtggacacactctcccctctcgttgctatgcatcactatgatcctgcctgtgcgtaggaaaattttgaaattactacgttccccaagactacagtgggggttgagtggtgtgggttcgcgacccttgagagtCGACCaagacagcagaggctcgacgcggtaatagcggcgaggcgtgcggtacgcacgggacattgagacgggccagggctctggtggtcatacatgtggtgagacaactgcgaatttgactcggaatgattacaagcaatggtgaaatttctCCAAGTTTCAGACATGCGGTCAAGAAAAGAGcgatgatgttgagttcaggtaactcttatgtgtgacactcaatatgtgagttgttcatctttcacgcaggtcagtgatcgttgtgtgatggcgttgaacggatactctggaagttgggagccaAATTAGAGTAATGTGAAACTTAATTTCGCTCGAGCGTTGATTGTGGTCAAGAATTgaagtcacatggagtctttggagtagcagcggtacccatgggataagctcaagtccaatgtacattgacgcattgacgaatttaagctagtggagaatattcgccaaggtggagtttgttagagttgtgtcgaatatagtgtacaaggtaggctATAGTTGGAcaatgagttgtattgtgtttacagggTACGGAGTCGTGTCCTAGCAGGACGCTTGTATTCTAGGCCgctcatatatagtgggggtagacacatgatctaacatatgccaacataatagcacaggcgcgcaagggggagccggcggtgtGTGCCGGCGCCTGGgtggccggggtgcggtattgtgatggtgtcacgcggaggagcgcccgtagtcaatccccggggatgtagccatatcgatgaacctcgttaacaaatctcggtgtcgtgctcgtgtgattgcttggtcctcggatgatcgacggtggcctcggatttattctaacaacacTCGTGCCTTTTCtctacaaaaataataataaaaagaagaagaagaagaagaaatgtcGTATAGCGAATTCAAACTATGCTGGAGTAGGCCTTGCTTTCTTGTTTTAGCTAGCAGTGGCCTTGTTTAGAAGTATTCCCTTCCAACTCAAAAGATGGTCAACATACTTTCGGTGATATAAATTTCAACCATAATTTTACTGGGTTTGTGTGTCATGAAAATCAAATCGTTGCGTATCTGAAATAATTTCTCAGTGATATAAGTATGGAGTAGTAATATTGGTTTAATTCACTTAAGAAAGCAATATTGGTTTAATTGATAGTCAAAGTTGAATTTTGAAAAGAGTGCATGTCCTCTTTTTGGGTGGGAGAGTGACTAGTACTTTTTCCTTGttggcacttttttttgttttccttgttgctttatttattttattttgtttctacttacaacaaaatacttactgttcctattttattttattttgtttctacttacttattaaagtttattttgtttctacttatttattttattttgtttctacttatttattttattttgttttttacttatttattttattttgtttctacttatttattttattttctttttgcttataatgttttgaacagaaaatactttgataattttagttgattccttttgctattagagtttcattaaagttttctagttcattcttttttctattagagtttcattaaagtttattttgtttctacttatttagtttcttttatttttctgcttTTTTTTGATTTTATGTAAATTCTTTTTTGCATTTAattttttgaacagaaaatactttattAATTAGTACCGGTTCATTTAGTACAGAAAATACtttattaatgttttgaacagaaagttttcttttttgcttttttattgaTTTTATGTAAAttcatttagtaccggttctaaggctcccacgagcacctttagtaccggttctgcagctgttttttagtcccacctcgccaagcgagaggcactcgcagcggtttataagccctgagtgcacaGACGATATGAAGGAGAGgcacaatgctcacctgcacgttgcttagcttcgggccttgaggaagtggtgtagactgcacgaagctatcagggtttctgacttcaaaatgcaccattcaaagccacatcatcaatattcaaccctttctgacttcttttgttatttttcatgcatttactgatttttttttgagctataagaccctgaaattcaaaagcgtttcaaatgaactctgaaaaggttgaaagttggcatggtatcatcatttcacccacatagcatgtgcaaaaaagttgagagggttatggcaaaaactagatgcacttcgtgtacaaaacggacaatctctttcgaagtatcagggtttcatatggaaactcgtctattacagagggatttcatttttttgaacttatttgaactccagactttttgtgtgttcaaaatgcaccatttaaagccacatcatcaattttcaaccctttctaacttcatttgttatttttcatgcatttactgatccttttgagctataagatcctgAAATTCAGaagcgtttcaaatgaactctgaaaaggttgaaagttggcatggtatcatcatttcacccacataacatgtgctaaaaagttgagagggttagggcatggacaacacataaaaccattctgcttgtttgcctcagccacttcgagaaaaatatgcaggcccttaatgtactcggaggtgtgtctgtcaccgtacatccattgtcggttcatctgcgtgcattatatataattatgtgtgtcaaaaaccattacagattcacatggatagataagtgaccaaattaatagatgTTCGTCAtcgcattaaaaccaaagtacatacatagttcaaattgaacaacatatagctctccagagcatctagttaaaccatacattgaaactatgtaaaacctttcaatgcaacaacaaatgcgatcataatcacaaccaaggtaacaattgatccaatggcataatgataccaagcctcggtatgaatggcatattttctaatatttctaaactttaaccgcattgcatccatcttgatcttgtgatcatcgacgacatccacaacatgcaactccaatatcatcttctcctcctcaattttttttatttttttcttcaagtaattgttttcttcttcaactaaatttaacctctcgacaatagggtcgattggaatttccggttcaactacctcctagataaataaaatatgtcacgttggtcggcataattgtcataaacaataaatgaatcaaatagttataaaaagataatatataccacatccgaatcatagataggacgagggccgacaggggcggataccaaaaccatcgcactatataataacaaggaataataaaagtaagaaaattagacaagtatctatctgaagtaagaatttttttttctttcagaaagaggataagaacaagaggctcaccacggtagtgccggcgacgagatcggcgcgggcgatcgacgggggtgaagatggggacgggacgtcacggaccgctaaacctagacaaatctcgggaaaaatggagctcggaggtcgagtttcgagaggagaaagcttaactagtgtggctcgggcatttcatcgaacacctcatgtgcatagaaggtgagctagagcaccacaaagctcttctgtcgccggccagaaaaaacagagcagtgtggagtgctctgctcgccggcgaggggttatatatagccacctcattggtcccggttcatggctggaaccgggactaaaggttgtgggccaggagcgaggaccattggtctcggttcgtgcctagaaccgggacaaatgggtccagacgaaccaggataaatgcctcccgaggcccggccggccccctgggtgCACGAATcgggacgtatgccccccatgggtcccggttcgtgactcaaccaggactaatgggctggccagacccgaaccaaagccatgttttctactagtgaatgagCTGCACGTTCTTCTATGACGCTACGGCCGATAAGCGCATGGTGCCTCCCTTCTCGGCTAGCCGTCGGTTCCCGGAAAATGAGCTGTTCATCTGCCCCGACCTCGCGCCGGTCACGGGCGCGGTGCTGGCCGTGAACCAGGCGATGACGCAGGTGGCGGCGAAGGACGCCAGCGAGGAGGCATGCAGCGGCTACTACGACGCCGTCGGCAAGCTGATGCGGCTGCTGGGCGACGAGTTGGTTGCTCCTTAATCACTGCTGTTAATTAGTCTGCTTTTGGAACCGTACCGAGTGCTACCGGGTGCTGTGATGAATAAGAAGCATGCATGAGTGGAGTATGACTGTTTGCCATTTCATAAGGTGTTGTTAATTAGTCTTCTTTTTGTGCGGGGAGAACAGTCGGCGTACTCATCAGAGTAGGGTTAGCTTAGGCTGGCCATATTGGGGAACGTAATCGGTATCATGCATTTGGGACTAGCAAACATACTTATGTGGCAGACAATTAAAAGAGagtagataccgtatcataataaagaTGTTATGCTaccatgtgtcatgcatggcaataaatgagaccatctataatactccctccttttcggtttatagggctcatctcaaaatcttagtttttccaatttataaggctggtcatagtgggcagtaatttagactagtaacatgcatatgttactaccttcataatgggtagtaacaCATGGATGGTAACATGCAATCCTTCATTAATTGCGATATAGACTCATTTTATCTCGGGGTGTGTTaagttacagtaacatattatgttaccacaagcatctctctcctcattaactccatgccacataagcaaatttgccttgagatgtgttatgttactacctaagttactcctactatgactagcctaaggctcaatttggttgttcccaaTTACaatttcagattccaaggtgcattaaataattgcatgcaagtattaacagaaaattgaccaatgcatgtactttatgcatgcatgcattgcaattaatacattggtaaacatattattttgagaaaaacaagagcattaattgggtgcttttgcaaattacgaaaagtattccaccactcaccatctaccttggttggtgagatttttgaattgagccttataaaccggaaaggagggagtactatgcactatagatgtattattatacactagtatcatatgcatgttACTATTATATGATATTCCTCACTATGACCAGCCATACACCATTTCAGTATGCACTTGGGAGGAACAAACATGGTACTACACACGACACTAgattcaaaaaatgtcttacatgacggagggagtagaatatagAGAGGAATCAAATTCCCCAGCGTGTCATCTGATGGGTAAGGccggtcatagtggggagtaacttatactagtgtcatgcatatgacactagtctaagttactacctttatagtgcaaagtaacatagtagtattgtcatagatggcttcatttattagtttGTAGACTCATCCTTTCTCGGAAAGCGCTATATTAcaataacatattatgttactctaaacacctctctcctcattaactacatgccacataagcaaaaaattcttggagtgcgctatgatactacctaagttactcccactatgactagcctaatggCAAAGGTTTTTTCAGGACATATGATGCAAGTGCATTACCACCATATGCTGGTAACTAAAACTAACCACCATGGTAACTATGCACCATTATGATGGCAACTTGTTTACCAAGTTGTATTGATATACGCCACCACTATGTTGGTAATTTCTTCTATAAGTGTTTAGTTAAGAGCTTGACGATTTGAAGTTTTAGAAGTTTCTATAGTGTGGCCCAATTATTTAGTGCTAACGCAGGGTGACATATCTAGAACCAAAATAGCCCTGCTAATCTCCTAATCTAACCAAATAAACATAAATTTGCTAATTTTCATACTAGTCAGTGGAACTGCATATAACATGGGGGTGGTAACTTTTAAGTAAAATTTGTTAAAATATATCACGCAGGAGCTATTTTTGAAGCATTCACTCAACAAAGTTGATAATAAAGACGGGTCATAAATAAAAATGTATGGTTTGTGAAATACTAGCACATTTCAAAGCTATGAGTTATGAAATAATTCTACTATTAAACCTCTTCTATACCATACATGCAAGTAACTCCACACCCTACCAACAGGGAATATCCCATGCACACACCCGTCTCCATGCATGCAAATAGCTCCACATTAATTCCTCCAACAGGGAAGATGGAGAATGTTGTGGTAGGACTCCAGAGCACGATTTTGTGTAGTTGTTGATATTTGAAAGGTTTGCCAAACAAAGTTCCCACGCTTGTGCTGTCCAATATTTGTGACTTTTAAACAAACATATGAACAATTATCTGTTACATAATGTGGTAAAcatatacttcctccattcctaaatataagtctttttagagatttcactaaaaCCTACATACGGAtctatataaacatattttagaatgtacaTTCACTCATTTGCTTAATATGTATTCCaagttggaatctctaaaaagatttatatttaggaatggaaggAGTAGTTATAGACATAACTAAAAGGCTCTTATTGCATAGCACTTAAACCTATGATATTACCGGGATTACAGAAGTGTGGCACCTATACTAAAGATATATTGTTATGTATAACTATGATACATATAATTTCTTGATCGTAGTGCTCTTTATTGTCCAATCACGTACGCACactatgcatgtgtgtgtgttcgATATACTAGTATAAATATAACTAGAGGGAGCTAGGTGTAAAGTAGTTGCCTCCGTTGTCCTTGTTCAACCAGGAGGCGATCTCACTAGCAAACTTCTCCATCACCAACCCTGGCAATAAGACTGACACCGTGATTGATTCCTCCCCATGTATATCCTTGCATCTAGTGTGGAAGCTTGATAGCTTCGGGACTGGCATTTCACCACCAACCCACTCTGCCCACCCAAAGTCCACTGTGTCACCTCCAATGTGACTATTGTCTGTCACCCAGTAGACTTGTTGCGCGGGCAAAGTCGGCCGCCCACGCAATAGTGCCATCATATCCACCATTGACCGCATCCGCTCCAGCAACATGTCAGTCTTGGCCTTACGAATTAGCTCCACAATGTGGCCGAGTGGCTTCCCGCATAGGTCACCTACCGTGATCTCCGCTATGGTGTACACAAGGGTGTTTCCGTAGTATTCCCGTGGGATGGGCAAATCATGCTTCCATCTCCCACGGGCATTGAGCGTAAAGATGAGGCGTACTTTTGTATCGACCTCGTAGCC
Protein-coding regions in this window:
- the LOC123165487 gene encoding acyl transferase 1-like, producing the protein MKKLYGVCLNHHLLKQVYDDNEWVTELIGGGFVLGFQVCHSIFDGFGMIQFIKSIGDLARGEVQPAVLPVWERHILMARTPPRITDIDPAYSPVLTGSEYDVNRIVNDVMLSTAVESMVHKYLLFSPRDITHLRGYIVPSLLTKPATAFELLTAVMWRCQTIALGYEVDTKVRLIFTLNARGRWKHDLPIPREYYGNTLVYTIAEITVGDLCGKPLGHIVELIRKAKTDMLLERMRSMVDMMALLRGRPTLPAQQVYWVTDNSHIGGDTVDFGWAEWVGGEMPVPKLSSFHTRCKDIHGEESITVSVLLPGLVMEKFASEIASWLNKDNGGNYFTPSSL